One genomic segment of Ferviditalea candida includes these proteins:
- a CDS encoding carbohydrate ABC transporter permease produces MYIEGRLPRMILLSFLLVVLIFMIFPFFIMILTALRPLSEIFRFPPTWFPQTWRWQNFVDIWTHVPMSRYMLNSLIVGIGATLLNLVVSIPAAYALARMQFAGQSIFRNIILYTQMFSPIVLIIGLFKTMASLNMLNTYQSLILTYAALGIAFSIWFLTSFFKAIPIEIEEASLIDGCSKLGVLFRIVLPMSLPGLVATTIFAFIWAWNDFMIALTFMSKPEMQTLPLGIYSFVGQYMVQWHYLMAAAILTTIPVLVLFLYIEKYLVQGLTSGGIK; encoded by the coding sequence GTGTATATTGAAGGAAGATTGCCGCGTATGATTTTGCTCAGCTTTCTGCTTGTCGTATTAATATTCATGATTTTTCCGTTTTTTATTATGATTTTAACAGCCTTGAGACCTCTTTCAGAGATTTTCAGATTTCCTCCGACTTGGTTTCCGCAAACCTGGCGTTGGCAAAATTTTGTGGATATATGGACACATGTCCCTATGTCGCGCTATATGCTGAACAGTCTTATAGTTGGCATCGGGGCCACCTTGTTAAATCTGGTTGTGTCGATCCCCGCCGCTTATGCTTTGGCGCGAATGCAATTCGCCGGCCAAAGCATTTTCCGGAACATCATACTCTATACCCAAATGTTCTCTCCCATTGTGCTCATTATAGGTCTTTTCAAAACGATGGCTTCGCTAAATATGTTAAATACCTATCAATCTTTAATACTTACTTATGCCGCCTTAGGCATTGCGTTTTCAATTTGGTTCCTGACATCCTTTTTTAAAGCGATTCCGATCGAAATCGAAGAGGCCTCCCTAATAGACGGCTGTTCCAAATTAGGCGTTCTATTCCGCATTGTACTGCCCATGTCATTACCTGGTCTGGTGGCAACTACAATATTCGCATTCATCTGGGCGTGGAATGACTTCATGATTGCTTTGACATTCATGTCCAAGCCGGAAATGCAGACCCTCCCGTTGGGTATTTACTCGTTTGTCGGCCAATATATGGTGCAATGGCATTATCTCATGGCCGCAGCTATTCTTACGACCATTCCTGTTCTGGTACTGTTTCTCTACATTGAAAAATATCTCGTTCAAGGGCTTACGTCCGGTGGAATTAAATAA
- a CDS encoding ornithine cyclodeaminase family protein — protein MVSVLAISNDECKAILGMTKAIEVLEEAFRLNAQGKYLTFPVIREKLWNNGIFGIKSGTKKSESSLIGLKAGGYWPDNPKTANVSAHQSTILLFDSETGQSKALLGANYITGLRTGAAGALAAKYLARKDSSKVAVFGSGIQSEMQMRALISLFAIEEITVYSPAKESLLDFEQRTNDLNQVKFNFVSQHSDMREPVQNADIIVTTTPSFEYVLPDSWVSKGAHINAIGADTKGKQEIEPSLFKRAVTIADSYEQCSVLGDLQHAIAQGFVTREDVAELSDVIVNPEKGRVQDDQITLFDATGVYLEDLAVAEYIYHTALEQNIGIEISI, from the coding sequence ATGGTATCAGTATTGGCGATATCAAATGATGAGTGCAAAGCGATATTAGGTATGACAAAAGCCATTGAGGTTCTTGAAGAAGCCTTTCGGCTGAATGCCCAAGGGAAATACCTTACCTTTCCCGTCATTCGCGAAAAGCTTTGGAATAACGGAATTTTCGGAATAAAGTCGGGCACAAAAAAATCGGAATCCAGCCTCATTGGATTAAAAGCGGGAGGCTACTGGCCCGATAACCCCAAAACAGCCAACGTATCGGCTCATCAGTCAACGATTCTTTTGTTTGATTCCGAAACTGGACAATCGAAAGCATTGCTTGGAGCCAATTATATTACCGGATTGAGAACGGGAGCAGCCGGGGCGCTGGCTGCGAAATATTTGGCCCGTAAAGACTCCTCTAAAGTAGCTGTGTTCGGCAGCGGAATTCAGTCGGAAATGCAGATGCGCGCATTGATCTCCTTATTTGCAATTGAAGAAATAACCGTATATAGTCCGGCCAAGGAATCCCTGCTCGATTTTGAACAGCGAACGAATGACCTTAATCAGGTCAAATTTAATTTTGTTTCTCAGCACAGCGACATGCGCGAGCCCGTCCAAAATGCCGACATCATTGTTACGACTACTCCATCGTTTGAATATGTTTTGCCGGATTCATGGGTTTCCAAGGGCGCTCATATCAATGCCATCGGAGCGGATACCAAGGGTAAGCAGGAAATCGAACCCTCATTGTTCAAAAGGGCGGTAACGATAGCTGACTCCTATGAGCAGTGCTCCGTATTGGGAGACCTGCAGCATGCGATCGCGCAAGGATTCGTAACACGAGAGGACGTAGCAGAGTTGTCGGACGTGATCGTAAATCCGGAAAAAGGCCGTGTCCAAGACGACCAAATTACATTATTTGATGCTACCGGCGTATATCTGGAGGATCTTGCGGTTGCAGAATATATTTATCATACGGCACTTGAGCAGAATATTGGAATTGAAATATCGATTTAA
- a CDS encoding response regulator produces MIKVLIVEDDLGVARINQRFVEKIGGLQVVGIATDEEQSKEQLEIFEPDLVLLDLYFPDMHGLQLLQHIRLRHRHTDVIIITAAKELDTVREAIRGGVFDYIIKPVIFNTFAEKMKNYILFRKNIEQGNRQVDQEQVDLLLLRRPQEKIPISDLPKGIDKLTLEKITLYLEQSNAAFTVEDICVRIGSSRTTARRYLEYLVSVGKLKADVSYGTVGRPERIYRTVN; encoded by the coding sequence ATGATTAAGGTGCTTATTGTGGAGGATGATCTCGGCGTAGCCCGCATCAACCAGCGGTTTGTGGAGAAAATCGGGGGGCTTCAGGTCGTCGGCATTGCAACCGATGAGGAACAATCCAAAGAACAGCTGGAAATATTCGAACCGGATCTCGTTCTGCTCGATTTGTACTTTCCGGATATGCACGGACTGCAGCTGCTTCAGCATATCCGGCTTAGGCACCGCCATACCGATGTCATCATCATTACGGCCGCCAAGGAATTGGACACCGTTCGCGAAGCGATCCGAGGCGGGGTTTTCGATTACATCATCAAACCGGTCATTTTCAATACGTTCGCGGAAAAAATGAAAAATTACATTCTGTTCAGAAAAAACATCGAGCAGGGTAACCGGCAGGTCGATCAAGAACAGGTAGACCTCCTGTTGTTGAGGCGCCCGCAGGAAAAAATCCCGATATCGGATTTGCCCAAAGGCATCGACAAGCTGACACTGGAAAAAATCACACTGTATTTGGAACAATCGAATGCAGCATTTACCGTCGAGGATATCTGCGTCAGAATCGGCAGCAGCCGCACAACCGCGCGTCGGTATCTGGAATACCTGGTTTCCGTCGGCAAACTGAAAGCGGATGTGTCCTACGGCACCGTGGGCCGACCGGAAAGAATCTACCGAACGGTAAATTGA
- a CDS encoding ABC transporter substrate-binding protein yields MRQMLRKSRKIAVMMFALVMVMQGLIGCSSQSQSNGNAEPKQTAQASGGASPSASDKQEPVKLSFLFPQYDEKTQELMKKVVDDFNKDNDGKITVSLEIAPWDKMHDKLITAMSANQTPDVFGYATRWLAQFTSLKQIEDLNSYMTPDFKQKFIPALLNGAKMPGNDATYGIPVAASARMLFYRKDLFDKANVQPPKTWDDLMNAAKKVSNPPNVYGLGLYSKGIEVDTYFDYFLWNNGGDILDANGKAALNSPQGVEALQFMVDMANKEKVTQPNPNGFGRDQIIQMFISGQLGMYPTGPWLADEIKRQNPNLQYGIAYFPSRTGGQPAVLGVTDSLGMSASTTHKAEAWKFIEYMYQQKYRLEFDKVEGMLPEQVEVSKDAFFQSEDKKPFIDALQYAKFYPPVDTFPTIEEIQTVAVQKAMSGEMSPKDALDEAAKKIDALGKK; encoded by the coding sequence ATGAGACAAATGTTAAGGAAATCAAGGAAAATTGCTGTAATGATGTTCGCTCTGGTAATGGTCATGCAAGGTTTGATCGGCTGCAGCTCGCAAAGCCAAAGCAATGGAAATGCGGAGCCCAAACAAACCGCACAAGCAAGCGGAGGTGCGAGTCCAAGTGCAAGCGATAAACAAGAACCTGTAAAATTAAGCTTTTTGTTTCCGCAGTACGATGAAAAAACGCAAGAATTGATGAAGAAAGTGGTTGACGATTTTAACAAGGATAATGACGGCAAGATAACCGTATCGCTGGAAATCGCACCCTGGGACAAAATGCATGACAAGCTCATCACTGCGATGAGCGCCAATCAAACACCCGACGTTTTTGGGTACGCAACCCGTTGGTTGGCACAGTTCACTTCCCTCAAACAAATCGAGGATCTGAATTCCTACATGACTCCGGATTTTAAGCAGAAGTTTATCCCGGCTTTATTGAATGGCGCAAAAATGCCCGGAAACGATGCAACATACGGGATCCCCGTGGCTGCATCGGCCAGAATGCTTTTCTACCGAAAGGACCTTTTTGATAAAGCAAATGTTCAACCGCCCAAAACCTGGGATGATCTAATGAATGCAGCCAAAAAGGTGAGCAACCCGCCCAATGTGTATGGTCTGGGGCTTTATAGCAAGGGTATTGAAGTTGACACGTATTTTGATTATTTCTTATGGAATAATGGCGGGGACATTTTGGACGCCAATGGAAAAGCCGCTTTAAACAGTCCGCAAGGGGTAGAAGCGCTGCAGTTTATGGTTGACATGGCCAATAAAGAAAAAGTGACCCAGCCTAACCCTAACGGCTTCGGGCGCGACCAGATCATTCAAATGTTCATTTCCGGACAATTGGGAATGTATCCTACAGGCCCATGGTTGGCTGATGAGATCAAGCGTCAAAATCCGAATCTGCAATACGGGATTGCATACTTCCCGTCGCGTACCGGAGGACAGCCTGCAGTCCTTGGTGTAACCGATTCTCTCGGAATGTCGGCTAGTACCACACATAAGGCCGAGGCTTGGAAATTTATTGAATATATGTACCAGCAGAAGTATCGGTTGGAATTTGATAAAGTAGAAGGCATGCTTCCGGAACAAGTGGAAGTCAGCAAAGACGCATTCTTCCAGTCGGAAGACAAAAAACCGTTTATTGATGCACTTCAATACGCCAAATTCTATCCTCCGGTAGATACTTTCCCGACCATCGAAGAAATTCAGACGGTTGCAGTACAAAAAGCCATGTCGGGCGAGATGTCCCCGAAAGATGCGCTGGATGAGGCAGCCAAAAAGATCGATGCTTTAGGGAAGAAATAA
- a CDS encoding N-acyl-D-amino-acid deacylase family protein: MFDLVIRNGTIIDGSGKDGFIGDIAVQDESIVGIGRIEEQGIIEIDGTGMIVCPGFIDAHTHSDLSLLERPECSEKITQGVTTEILGNCGFSVAPIAKVPAVQSFRSYSGPVLGYPNREWSWESYSDYLSTVAAAKPAVNFASLIGHGTLRAVVMGFDNRKPTEQELERMAALLDESMQQGALGLSTGLVYVPGTYSDEDELIALARVVVSHGGIYATHLRNQADGLVDSVEETIRVGMQSGVAIHISHHKTVGERNQGLVHQTLSLLDETMEKGIFTSSDMYPYLSGSTTMAALLPAWLLEGGIDRMIERLSDPQIRKRAANDIELGIEGWENRLEVIGFHNVIVNSFQTEANKKFQGLSLKEVAQLRDEAVLECMFNLLIEENGEINVLLKNSTEADLQEVLRHPRTVVGSDGLFSGDTPHPRLYGTFPRVLHRYAAELNALSLTEAIHKMTGLTSEIFHLGKVGFLRSGFRADIVVFDPQEIKDLATFEHPKVFSSGIKHVVVGGKLALQDGSITGVRNGCALIRQSS, translated from the coding sequence ATGTTTGACTTGGTGATAAGAAACGGAACGATTATCGACGGGTCTGGTAAAGACGGCTTCATTGGAGATATAGCGGTTCAAGATGAGTCGATTGTGGGAATAGGCCGTATTGAGGAGCAAGGGATCATTGAAATCGACGGAACGGGTATGATCGTATGTCCAGGTTTCATAGATGCTCATACTCATTCGGATTTGTCGTTACTGGAAAGACCCGAATGCTCGGAAAAGATTACACAAGGTGTGACTACGGAAATTTTGGGAAACTGCGGGTTTTCTGTAGCTCCGATAGCCAAAGTCCCCGCGGTTCAGTCGTTTCGTTCCTATTCCGGCCCTGTGCTTGGATACCCTAATCGGGAGTGGTCCTGGGAATCCTATTCGGATTATCTGTCCACTGTAGCGGCAGCAAAGCCTGCCGTAAATTTTGCATCTCTGATCGGTCATGGAACCCTGCGGGCGGTCGTAATGGGATTTGACAATCGGAAGCCGACGGAACAAGAACTTGAGCGTATGGCTGCTTTGCTCGATGAATCCATGCAGCAAGGAGCATTGGGATTGTCTACCGGGCTGGTTTACGTTCCCGGAACTTATTCCGACGAGGATGAATTGATTGCTTTGGCGCGTGTCGTGGTTTCCCATGGCGGAATTTATGCGACACATTTACGCAATCAGGCAGACGGGCTGGTCGATTCTGTTGAAGAAACCATCCGTGTCGGAATGCAGTCGGGGGTTGCCATACATATCTCTCATCATAAGACGGTCGGTGAACGAAATCAAGGTTTGGTTCATCAGACTCTCTCTCTGCTCGACGAAACCATGGAGAAAGGTATTTTTACCAGCTCGGATATGTACCCCTATCTTTCAGGAAGCACGACCATGGCTGCGCTGCTGCCTGCCTGGCTGCTTGAAGGCGGCATCGACCGGATGATCGAGCGGCTGTCCGATCCGCAAATCCGAAAAAGAGCAGCTAATGATATCGAGCTCGGAATCGAAGGCTGGGAAAATCGCCTTGAGGTCATAGGGTTTCACAATGTTATTGTGAATTCATTCCAGACGGAAGCGAACAAAAAATTTCAAGGACTGAGCCTAAAAGAAGTTGCGCAATTGAGGGATGAAGCCGTGCTGGAATGCATGTTTAATTTGCTCATTGAAGAAAACGGCGAAATCAACGTCCTTCTTAAAAACTCCACAGAAGCCGATTTGCAGGAGGTTCTTCGTCACCCTAGAACCGTAGTGGGTTCTGATGGCTTATTCAGCGGGGATACGCCTCATCCCAGACTGTATGGTACTTTTCCACGTGTCTTGCATCGGTATGCTGCAGAATTAAATGCCCTCTCGCTTACCGAGGCCATCCACAAGATGACAGGCTTGACATCGGAGATATTCCATTTGGGGAAGGTTGGATTTTTAAGATCAGGGTTTAGAGCCGATATTGTGGTCTTCGATCCTCAAGAGATTAAAGATCTGGCGACTTTCGAGCATCCCAAGGTTTTTTCTTCGGGAATAAAGCATGTGGTGGTAGGAGGAAAGCTGGCTCTGCAGGACGGAAGCATTACAGGAGTCCGCAATGGGTGTGCTTTGATTCGCCAATCAAGTTAA
- a CDS encoding helix-turn-helix transcriptional regulator: MGKENASDFIKKFFPVAEAVAEMFGSRCEVVLHDLTRPQSSVIYTKNGDVTGRKVGESFRHLIYQVLRSDRFKNDYVSNYKTTTLDGRTIKSTTALIRDEKGVIAGAFCINFDIDDLQKTNDFLSEFTRLEDEEIPKEESEVNNVWDIVSDLIKYAVEESPVPISEMDKEDKINIVSFLYDKGLFLIKGAMDEVAQSLNVSKVTIYGYLEEIKNRRTNDAAGGNQHGISIGDIK; the protein is encoded by the coding sequence GTGGGCAAAGAAAATGCCAGTGATTTTATCAAAAAATTTTTTCCAGTAGCTGAAGCAGTTGCAGAGATGTTCGGTTCCCGCTGCGAAGTGGTGCTTCATGATCTGACCCGACCGCAATCATCCGTAATCTATACGAAGAACGGCGATGTAACCGGGCGCAAGGTGGGAGAATCATTTCGTCATCTTATTTATCAGGTTCTTCGATCGGATCGATTCAAAAACGATTATGTAAGCAACTATAAGACAACTACGCTTGACGGTCGAACGATAAAATCAACCACGGCATTGATCCGGGATGAAAAAGGCGTGATTGCTGGAGCGTTTTGCATCAATTTCGATATTGATGACTTGCAAAAAACGAACGATTTCTTATCTGAATTTACCCGGCTGGAGGATGAAGAAATCCCTAAGGAAGAATCCGAAGTCAACAACGTCTGGGATATTGTTTCCGATCTTATCAAGTATGCGGTGGAAGAAAGCCCGGTACCCATATCTGAAATGGATAAAGAAGATAAAATCAATATCGTGTCGTTTCTTTATGACAAGGGTTTGTTTCTGATCAAGGGAGCGATGGACGAAGTTGCCCAAAGCCTGAATGTATCCAAGGTTACAATCTACGGTTATTTGGAAGAGATTAAGAACAGAAGGACTAATGATGCTGCGGGAGGGAACCAACATGGTATCAGTATTGGCGATATCAAATGA
- a CDS encoding carbohydrate ABC transporter permease, producing the protein MLRSLMSIRQPRLPFIGGRGCLIPFTGGLKLQVSPNHNRSKLAYLFIAPALILILLVVFYPILNTFYISLNSVNALGNPTGFNGFANYTSLFADPEFWDITIRTVKWTVWVVVITTLIALPAAIALNLRFPGRKLARGILIVPWAASLMINAIAWKWIFDGQYSIITHMLQQLGITKEQIIWLGDPKLAFIIIIFVGILVSVPFTTLSLLAGLQSIGNDQYEASAVDGASFLVTFWRITLPQLRQPLTVTTLLNVIYVFNSFPIIWILTQGGPSFKTDILITYLYKQAFQYSNFGGASSMAVITFLILVVFAWLFQKITLKED; encoded by the coding sequence TTGCTGCGGTCATTGATGAGTATCCGGCAACCTCGCCTACCGTTCATAGGAGGGCGGGGTTGTTTGATACCTTTTACGGGGGGGCTAAAATTGCAAGTATCACCTAATCACAATCGTTCCAAATTGGCCTATTTGTTTATCGCTCCAGCGTTAATATTAATTTTGCTTGTTGTTTTTTATCCCATCCTTAATACTTTTTATATTTCCTTGAACAGTGTTAATGCCCTTGGCAATCCAACCGGTTTTAACGGTTTTGCGAACTATACAAGTTTGTTTGCGGATCCGGAGTTTTGGGATATCACAATACGGACGGTGAAATGGACCGTTTGGGTTGTAGTTATCACTACATTAATAGCGCTTCCAGCAGCAATTGCTCTCAACCTGCGCTTTCCAGGTCGAAAGCTGGCTCGAGGAATTCTGATTGTTCCTTGGGCGGCTTCATTAATGATCAACGCCATAGCTTGGAAATGGATTTTCGACGGCCAATACAGCATTATCACCCATATGCTTCAACAGCTTGGAATTACGAAAGAGCAAATCATTTGGCTCGGCGATCCGAAGCTTGCTTTCATCATTATTATTTTTGTGGGGATTTTGGTTAGTGTTCCTTTTACGACATTGTCTTTATTGGCAGGACTCCAATCGATCGGCAATGATCAGTATGAGGCGTCTGCAGTAGACGGCGCAAGCTTTCTTGTTACCTTTTGGAGAATTACGCTTCCCCAGCTGCGACAACCGTTGACTGTTACTACACTTCTCAATGTCATTTATGTGTTTAACAGTTTTCCGATAATTTGGATCCTGACTCAAGGCGGCCCCTCATTTAAGACGGATATATTGATAACTTACTTATATAAACAAGCTTTTCAATACAGCAACTTCGGCGGGGCGTCAAGCATGGCGGTAATTACCTTCCTCATCCTGGTGGTCTTTGCCTGGCTATTCCAAAAAATTACGTTGAAGGAGGACTAA
- a CDS encoding aldo/keto reductase, whose translation MYYTISQLRIFQKIDKEVSEMEKTPHPLLKRRLGNTHMEVTVMSLGGAGLGGIFGPVGDAEGVAAVEKGLELGMNWLDTSPKYGDAERRMGLALRGVPRDRYYISSKVGTHPARGIDYSSDAAYWTVENSLKVLGIDYLDICLIHEPEPRHIEQALGPNGAMEALVDLKNQGVIKSIGIGVQSHDLIRKAIDTGHLDMALTVNDYTLLRQSVLEGVCDYAEPRGIGVVNGAALAMGLLSGRHPNEIGTPKWTPPKNELGSALEIYDWCQNHGISILSLALQFSLRQPRFAATLIGAATPKEVQGCWDAVTAEIPQSIWDELPELLDRVRVPQPIN comes from the coding sequence TTGTACTATACAATCAGTCAACTGAGAATTTTCCAAAAAATAGATAAGGAAGTGAGCGAAATGGAAAAAACTCCACATCCACTTTTGAAGCGTCGTTTGGGGAATACGCATATGGAAGTTACCGTTATGAGCCTGGGAGGTGCAGGATTAGGAGGTATTTTCGGACCTGTAGGTGATGCTGAAGGCGTAGCCGCTGTTGAAAAAGGCTTGGAACTGGGCATGAATTGGTTGGACACCTCCCCAAAATACGGTGATGCAGAACGCAGAATGGGCTTGGCGCTTCGGGGCGTACCGCGTGATCGGTACTATATTTCCAGCAAAGTGGGAACTCATCCTGCGCGCGGAATTGATTATTCTTCAGATGCCGCTTATTGGACGGTTGAGAATAGTCTTAAAGTACTGGGAATCGATTATTTGGACATATGCCTTATCCATGAACCCGAGCCTCGCCACATTGAACAGGCGTTAGGGCCCAATGGGGCGATGGAGGCATTGGTAGATTTAAAAAATCAAGGCGTTATCAAATCGATCGGTATCGGTGTGCAAAGCCATGATTTAATTCGAAAAGCAATCGATACGGGACATCTTGACATGGCATTAACGGTAAACGATTACACCTTATTGAGGCAGTCTGTGCTCGAAGGGGTATGCGATTACGCTGAGCCTCGCGGTATTGGTGTCGTAAATGGAGCTGCGCTGGCAATGGGATTGCTTTCGGGCCGGCATCCAAATGAAATCGGAACACCGAAATGGACCCCGCCAAAGAATGAGTTGGGTTCGGCATTGGAAATTTACGACTGGTGCCAAAATCACGGAATAAGCATCCTCTCCTTAGCTTTGCAGTTCAGCCTCCGCCAGCCTCGATTTGCAGCGACGCTCATCGGCGCAGCAACACCAAAAGAGGTGCAGGGATGCTGGGATGCCGTGACTGCTGAAATTCCCCAGTCCATTTGGGATGAATTGCCGGAGCTGTTGGATCGGGTAAGGGTTCCTCAACCAATCAATTAA
- a CDS encoding NAD-dependent succinate-semialdehyde dehydrogenase: MSFTAKAPYQMFINGIWTDADSKEVFEVKNPATTEVVGTVPMGSDTDTTKALNAAQNAFKSWSRLPARKRGEYLEKVKDLLLENLQELAVMITLESGKPLSEAKGEVISAAENFAWYAAEARRVYGEVIPSDDAAKRIVVIRQAVGVAALITPWNFPLNILGRKVATALAAGCTIVAKPAEQTPITGILLWRLLEQAGLPPGVANLVTGDPVQIGKELLDNPIAKVIGFTGSTAVGKLLMQGASKHVKRLALELGGHAPFIVFEDADLDLAAKAVVRNKFRNTGQMCGCANRVYVHELVYDAFIEKLTALVQKLQVGNGLEDSTEVGPLVDEQGLIKVKQHVDDALSKGATALVGGCALEGSPGFFYQPTILVNVHKEMDIMREETFGPVVPVTTFTSEEEVLNQANDTQYGLYAYFFTKDADRSIRVSEALEYGMVGINDSLITAIQAPAGGFKESGLGREGGHWGMDEYLEVKYVTHTMTSQGN; this comes from the coding sequence ATGTCATTCACTGCCAAAGCACCCTATCAAATGTTCATTAACGGTATTTGGACGGATGCGGACAGCAAGGAAGTATTTGAGGTGAAAAATCCGGCTACCACTGAGGTGGTCGGCACTGTTCCGATGGGTTCTGATACCGATACGACAAAAGCGCTGAATGCAGCGCAAAATGCATTTAAATCATGGTCCCGTCTGCCTGCCCGAAAGAGAGGCGAATACCTTGAGAAGGTTAAGGATCTTTTGCTGGAGAATCTTCAAGAGCTGGCGGTAATGATCACCTTGGAATCGGGTAAGCCCTTGAGCGAGGCCAAGGGTGAAGTCATCAGCGCGGCAGAAAATTTCGCATGGTATGCTGCGGAAGCGAGACGTGTCTATGGAGAGGTTATCCCCTCGGATGATGCCGCAAAACGGATTGTTGTCATTCGTCAGGCCGTCGGAGTTGCAGCGCTCATCACACCCTGGAATTTTCCGCTGAACATATTGGGCAGAAAGGTTGCAACCGCTTTGGCTGCAGGCTGTACGATTGTGGCAAAGCCCGCTGAACAGACACCGATCACGGGCATTCTGTTATGGAGGCTGCTTGAGCAAGCGGGGCTGCCGCCTGGCGTGGCCAACTTGGTCACAGGAGATCCCGTTCAAATTGGCAAGGAGCTTCTGGATAATCCGATTGCCAAGGTCATCGGATTCACGGGCTCTACTGCGGTTGGAAAGCTGCTTATGCAAGGAGCCAGCAAGCATGTCAAGCGGCTGGCGTTGGAATTGGGCGGGCATGCCCCTTTTATTGTTTTTGAGGATGCCGATCTTGATCTCGCCGCAAAGGCGGTTGTCCGCAATAAATTTCGAAATACAGGACAAATGTGCGGTTGTGCTAATCGTGTCTATGTGCATGAGCTTGTTTATGATGCATTTATAGAAAAGCTCACGGCTTTGGTTCAGAAACTCCAAGTGGGAAATGGACTGGAGGATTCAACAGAGGTTGGACCTTTGGTTGACGAACAAGGTTTAATCAAGGTAAAGCAGCATGTAGATGATGCGCTGAGTAAAGGAGCCACGGCATTAGTCGGGGGATGCGCCCTGGAGGGTTCACCCGGATTCTTCTATCAGCCGACGATACTCGTGAATGTTCATAAAGAAATGGATATCATGAGGGAGGAAACCTTCGGGCCGGTTGTGCCTGTTACAACCTTTACCAGTGAGGAAGAAGTGCTCAATCAGGCCAACGACACACAATACGGACTGTACGCATACTTTTTTACGAAGGATGCCGACCGCTCCATCCGCGTCTCCGAGGCTCTTGAATACGGCATGGTGGGAATCAACGATAGTCTTATAACGGCCATTCAGGCTCCCGCAGGAGGATTTAAAGAAAGCGGTCTGGGGCGTGAAGGCGGCCATTGGGGAATGGACGAATATTTGGAAGTCAAATACGTGACCCACACAATGACCAGTCAGGGAAATTAA
- a CDS encoding alanine racemase, translating to MRYEEIDTPAVVIHEDIMRENVKRMQDFCEKNGYRLRPHIKSHKIPEIAHLQMDQGAAGITCQKLGEAEVMIDHGIKDILIYYNIIGSKKLERLSGLCQKAKIALAIDSLDVAREISKALVNSRGEAGILIDCNTGYDRTGVNGPEEALELAKQLMALPQLHFLGLATFPFPSGARDWFASAARLFADAGIPIQTISAGGSGFPTLSNEPIPLVTELRTGTYVFNDRTCVLNGWASFDQCALRVLTTVVSVTNDIVIVDAGSKTLTSDIRKGMTGYGYIMEFPEAEIFQFSEEHGHVDVSRCSQKPKLGDVLTVIPNHACGTMNLHDEVLRLGNDEIVGRWTVAARGKVR from the coding sequence ATGAGGTACGAAGAGATTGATACACCGGCAGTGGTAATTCATGAAGACATCATGAGAGAAAATGTAAAAAGAATGCAGGATTTTTGCGAAAAAAATGGGTATCGACTTCGACCTCATATTAAATCCCACAAAATTCCCGAAATCGCCCATTTGCAAATGGACCAGGGAGCAGCAGGCATCACGTGTCAAAAATTGGGTGAAGCCGAGGTTATGATCGATCATGGAATTAAGGATATTCTCATCTATTACAACATTATCGGCAGTAAAAAACTGGAGAGATTATCCGGGCTTTGCCAAAAAGCCAAGATTGCTCTTGCCATCGATTCTCTTGATGTTGCCCGGGAAATTTCCAAAGCTCTGGTGAACTCCCGCGGAGAAGCCGGTATTTTGATCGATTGCAATACGGGATATGACCGCACGGGTGTGAATGGCCCGGAAGAAGCGCTTGAATTGGCCAAACAATTGATGGCGCTGCCGCAATTGCACTTTTTGGGATTGGCTACTTTTCCATTTCCATCTGGGGCCAGAGATTGGTTCGCGTCGGCCGCCAGGCTTTTTGCAGATGCGGGTATTCCGATTCAGACGATTAGTGCTGGCGGTTCCGGGTTCCCTACATTGTCAAACGAACCCATTCCTTTGGTGACAGAGCTGCGGACCGGTACCTATGTATTTAACGATAGAACCTGTGTCCTCAATGGTTGGGCCTCATTCGATCAATGCGCATTGAGGGTTCTGACCACTGTTGTCAGCGTGACGAATGACATTGTCATTGTTGATGCCGGCTCCAAAACATTGACAAGCGATATTCGCAAAGGGATGACCGGTTACGGTTATATCATGGAATTTCCCGAAGCCGAAATCTTTCAGTTCTCTGAAGAGCATGGACATGTTGATGTAAGCCGATGCAGTCAAAAACCGAAGTTGGGCGACGTCCTGACCGTAATTCCAAATCATGCATGTGGAACGATGAATTTGCATGATGAGGTGCTTCGGCTTGGGAATGATGAGATCGTTGGAAGGTGGACCGTGGCCGCTCGCGGAAAAGTAAGATAA